The Terrirubrum flagellatum nucleotide sequence TTCTGTCGTTCGTGCTGATCCAGTTGCCGCCCGGCGACTACGTTACAACTTATATCGCGACGCTCGCCGCTTCTAACGAAGTTGTCGACCAGAACACCGCCGCAGAGTTGCGGCAGCGCTTCGGGCTCGATCAGCCGATGATCGTGCAATACTGGAAATGGATTTCCGGCATCGTGCTGCGCGGCGATTTCGGCCTGAGCTTCGAATGGCAACAGCCCGTCTCCGGACTGATCTGGGAGCGCATGGCGCTGACGCTGGTGCTCACTTTTTCGACATTGCTGGCGACCTGGGGCATCGCGCTGCCCATCGGCGTCTTCTCTGCTGTGAAGAAATATTCGATCGCCGATTATATCGTCACGACGATCAGCTTTCTCGGCCTTGCCATTCCGAGCTTCCTGCTTGCGCTGGTGCTCATGTATTTCGCCGCGGTTGAGCTCGGCCAGGAAGTTGGCGGCCTGTTCTCGGAACAGTATCTCAACGCGCCCTGGAGCCTGGGCAAGGTCGTCGATCTTCTGCACCATCTCTGGATTCCCGTGATCATCCTCGCCGTTTCGGGCACCGCGAGCCTGATCCGCGTCATGCGCGCCAACATGATGGATGAGTTGAACAAGCCCTACGTCACCACGGCGCGCGCCAAAGGGCTGTCGGAATTCCATCTGCTGATGAAATATCCGGTCAGAATCGCGCTCAATCCCTTCATCTCCACCATCGCCTGGCTGCTGCCGAACCTCGTGTCCGGCTCGATCATCGTCGCCATTGTCATGAGCCTGCCGACGGCCGGTCCGTTGCTGCTGCAGTCGCTGATGGCGCAGGACATGTATCTCGCCGGCGCCTTCGTGCTGCTCATCTGCGCTCTCACGCTTGTCGGCTCGTTGATCAGCGACATCCTGCTGGCGCTCGCCGATCCGCGCATCCGGCTGGAATAGAAATGACCGACACTGCGCTTCAGGCGGTAGATCCCAAGCGACTTGCCGTCGCTTCACAATGGCAGCTCATGTGGTGGGCGTTCCGCCGCCACCATGCAGCCATGATCGGCCTGTGGATCACGGTGATATTCTACATCGTCGCGATCATCCCCGGCTTCTTCGCGATCAATGATCCGTCGCGCCAGAACGCGCGCGCGGTCTATCATCCGCCGCAGGCTATCCATTTCATCGACACGCAACCTGACGGAAGCTGGTCGTTTCGCCCTTACGTGCATCCGACCGTGCTGAGGCGCGACCCGCAGACGCTCGCCGCCGTCTTCTCGGAGGACACCACGCGTAAAAATCATCTGACCTTGTTCGGCGCCGGCTATGAATATTCCGTGCTCGGGCTCTTCAAATCGACGCTTCACCTGGTCGCGCTGGAGAATCCGAGAGAGACGGTGTTCTTCCTCGGCGCTGATCGACTTGGACGTTGCGTCTGGAGCCGCATGATTGAAGGCGCGCAGATTTCGCTGTCGGTCGGCCTTGTCGGCGTAATCCTGTCGCTGACGCTCGGCGTCCTTCTTGGCGGAATCTCCGGATATTTCGGCGGGCGCATCGATTTCGTCATCCAGCGCGTCATCGAATTCGTGCTGTCGCTGCCGAGCATTCCGATCTGGCTCGCCCTTTCCGCAGCGCTGCCTCAGAACTGGCCAGCCATTCTCAATTATTTTATGATCACAGTCATCCTCTCGCTCACGGGATGGGCGCAGCTCGCGCGCGTCGTCCGCGGCCGGTTCTTGAGCCTGCGAACTGAAGAGTTCGTCACTGCGGCGCGACTGGACGGCGCGTCCGAGGGACGCATCATCTTCCGGCATATGCTGCCGAGCTTCATGAGCCACATCATCGCGTCGATCACACTGGCGATTCCCGCCATGATCCTGGCTGAGACGTCTCTGTCGTTCCTTGGCCTTGGCCTCCAGCCGCCGACGATCTCATGGGGCGTTCTGTTGCGCGAGGCGCAGAATATCCGCTCCATCGCCACGGCGCCGTGGCTGTTCGCGCCTGGCGCTGCAGTAGTGATCGCGGTGATCGCTCTCAACTTCCTGGGCGACGGTCTGCGCGATGCCGCCGACCCCTACAACAAGTGAACGGGATCATGGGCGAAGCTACAGGCGGCGAAGAACGCCCCATCGTTCTCGAAGTCCGCGATCTCGTCACCCATTTTCCCGTTCGCAACGGCGTCGTGAAAGCGGTCGACGGCGTCTCTTTCACGCTGCGGCAGGGAGAAACGCTTTGCATCGTCGGCGAAAGCGGCTCAGGCAAGAGCGTCACCGCTCGCTCGATCCTGCAAATCGTCGACATGCCTGGACGTATCGTATCTGGCTCGGTCATTCTTCATCGAGGTGGAACCTCCGTCGATCTCGCCAGGCTCAATCCACGCGGAAAGGAAATCCGGGCGGTGCGCGGCGCGGCGATCGCGATGATCTTCCAGGAGCCGATGTCGTCGCTTTCTCCCGTTCACACGGTTGGCGACCAGATCGGCGAGGTGCTGCGCCTGCATCTCAAGATGACGAAATCGCAGGCGCGGGCCCGCTGTATCGAACTTCTCAAGCAGGTCGAGATTCCCAATCCGGACCGCGCGATCGATCGCTACACCTTTGAGTTCTCCGGCGGCATGCGCCAGCGCGTGATGATCGCCATGGCGCTCGCCTGCAATCCGATCCTGCTCATCGCAGATGAGCCGACAACGGCGCTCGACGTGACGACGCAGGCCGAAATTCTCGACCTTATCCGCAGGCTTCAGAAAGAACATGGCATGGCCGTCATGTTCATTACGCACGATATGGGCGTAGTCGCCGAGATCGCCGACAAAGTCCTTGTCATGCATTACGGCAAGGTGAAGGAGTCAGGTCCGCTCGACCAGATTTTCCACGCGCCGCAAGACGAATACACCAAGATGCTCATCGGCTCGGTGCTCAAGCTCGAGCAGAAGGCCGAGATCAGATT carries:
- a CDS encoding ABC transporter permease; translation: MLRFIIVRLLWMIPSLVVISFLSFVLIQLPPGDYVTTYIATLAASNEVVDQNTAAELRQRFGLDQPMIVQYWKWISGIVLRGDFGLSFEWQQPVSGLIWERMALTLVLTFSTLLATWGIALPIGVFSAVKKYSIADYIVTTISFLGLAIPSFLLALVLMYFAAVELGQEVGGLFSEQYLNAPWSLGKVVDLLHHLWIPVIILAVSGTASLIRVMRANMMDELNKPYVTTARAKGLSEFHLLMKYPVRIALNPFISTIAWLLPNLVSGSIIVAIVMSLPTAGPLLLQSLMAQDMYLAGAFVLLICALTLVGSLISDILLALADPRIRLE
- a CDS encoding ABC transporter permease, which gives rise to MTDTALQAVDPKRLAVASQWQLMWWAFRRHHAAMIGLWITVIFYIVAIIPGFFAINDPSRQNARAVYHPPQAIHFIDTQPDGSWSFRPYVHPTVLRRDPQTLAAVFSEDTTRKNHLTLFGAGYEYSVLGLFKSTLHLVALENPRETVFFLGADRLGRCVWSRMIEGAQISLSVGLVGVILSLTLGVLLGGISGYFGGRIDFVIQRVIEFVLSLPSIPIWLALSAALPQNWPAILNYFMITVILSLTGWAQLARVVRGRFLSLRTEEFVTAARLDGASEGRIIFRHMLPSFMSHIIASITLAIPAMILAETSLSFLGLGLQPPTISWGVLLREAQNIRSIATAPWLFAPGAAVVIAVIALNFLGDGLRDAADPYNK